A genomic window from Gossypium hirsutum isolate 1008001.06 chromosome D10, Gossypium_hirsutum_v2.1, whole genome shotgun sequence includes:
- the LOC107913920 gene encoding root phototropism protein 3, with translation MLNKLALPESSTFPGKPMPPTAECWFDDACILDMDYFVKTISGIKAKGVRPDLVGSIIAHYASKWLPDLSGNDTEKGPMSLQESSPESVTVSWMKKRFFVETLVGILPPERDSIPCNFLLRLLRTANMVGVEPSYRAELEKRISWQLDQASLKELMIPSFSHTCGTLLDVELVIRLVKRFASLDEGTRSGIAVVKVAKLVDSYLAEAALDTNLSLEDFIALGAALPSHARAMDDGLYRAIDTYLKAHPGVSKQDRKVLCRLIDSRKLSPEASLHAAQNERLPVRAVIQVLFCEQSKLNRHVDWSGSFNGTRSPNPAGLEAPVRCMSKREMNAQQMEIKKLKEELLRVQNQCVAIQMQMEKLVDKKKGFFRWKKLGIMPSLKSSVSVFEKIEEEREANFGRQTPIDIKQKPVRPPKWRKSMS, from the exons ATGTTGAATAAGCTAGCCTTGCCAGAATCCAGCACTTTCCCAGGAAAGCCAATGCCACCCACAGCTGAATGCTGGTTTGATGATGCATGCATCCTTGACATGGACTACTTTGTGAAGACCATCTCAGGCATAAAGGCCAAGGGTGTTCGTCCCGACTTAGTAGGCTCAATCATTGCACATTATGCATCAAAATGGCTACCTGATCTATCCGGCAATGACACCGAAAAGGGTCCTATGAGTCTCCAAGAGTCATCGCCGGAGAGTGTCACAGTTTCATGGATGAAAAAGAGGTTCTTTGTTGAAACCTTGGTGGGAATCTTGCCACCTGAGAGAGATTCCATCCCCTGCAACTTCCTCCTACGCCTTCTCCGGACGGCCAACATGGTTGGGGTGGAGCCTTCCTACAGAGCAGAGCTGGAGAAAAGAATTTCGTGGCAGCTTGACCAAGCATCACTGAAAGAGCTCATGATTCCATCGTTTAGTCACACTTGTGGCACTCTGCTAGACGTTGAGCTTGTTATAAGGCTGGTTAAGAGATTTGCTAGCCTTGATGAAGGCACTAGAAGCGGCATTGCGGTGGTTAAAGTAGCTAAGCTTGTGGATAGCTACTTGGCAGAAGCAGCTTTGGATACCAATCTGAGTTTGGAGGACTTTATTGCACTTGGTGCTGCTCTTCCTAGCCATGCCCGAGCCATGGATGATGGCCTCTACCGTGCCATTGACACTTATCTCAAA GCACATCCAGGTGTTTCAAAGCAAGATAGGAAGGTTCTATGCAGATTGATAGACAGTCGAAAACTGTCACCAGAAGCATCCCTACACGCTGCACAAAACGAACGTTTGCCAGTTCGGGCGGTGATTCAAGTGTTGTTCTGCGAGCAAAGCAAGCTCAACCGACATGTTGATTGGAGTGGGTCGTTCAACGGAACCCGGAGTCCGAACCCGGCAGGACTGGAAGCCCCGGTTCGGTGCATGTCGAAACGTGAAATGAACGCTCAACAAATGGAGATAAAGAAGCTGAAGGAAGAGCTGCTGAGGGTCCAAAACCAATGCGTAGCGATACAAATGCAAATGGAGAAACTAGTGGATAAGAAGAAAGGGTTTTTCAGGTGGAAGAAGCTGGGGATAATGCCGTCGCTGAAGAGCAGCGTGAGTGTATTTgagaagattgaagaagaaagagagGCTAACTTTGGGAGGCAAACCCCCATTGATATCAAACAAAAGCCTGTTCGTCCTCCCAAGTGGAGAAAATCCATGTCTTGA
- the LOC107913919 gene encoding ADP,ATP carrier protein 1, chloroplastic: MEAVLQTRGLLSLPPHPTRVRSLLNPSQGLKHRLFASKPLGLNGLSLSYKRVPSVVAKPNGLSPKEKSFICKAEAAAAADGQPLFGEIPTPKFLGIELVTLKKIIPLGLMFFCILFNYTILRDTKDVLVVTAKGSSAEIIPFLKTWVNLPMAVGFMLLYTKLANELSKKALFYTVILPFIAFFGAFGFLLYPLSNHIHPEALADKLLAVLGPRFLGPLAIMRIWSFCLFYVMAELWGSVVISVLFWGFANQITTVEEAKRFYPLFGLGANIALIFSGRTVKYFSNLRQNLGPGVDGWAISLKGMMSIVVLMGLAICFLYWWVNKFVPLPTRSKKKKEKPKMGTRESLKFLVSSKYIRDLATLVVAYGISINLVEVTWKSKLKAQFPSPNEYSSFMGDFSTATGIATFTMMLLSQFIFDKYGWGVAAGITPTVLLLSGVGFFSLILFGGPLGPTLAKFGMTPLLAAVYVGALQNIFSKSAKYSLFDPCKEMAYIPLDEDTKVKGKAAIDVVCNPLGKSGGALIQQFMILTFGSLANSTPYLGGILLVIVLAWLSAAKSLDSQFTELRREEELEKEMERAAVKIPVMSESGNGSLASGSAETSETSTPSNI; this comes from the exons ATGGAAGCTGTTTTACAAACCAGAGGGCTACTTTCATTGCCACCTCATCCGACCAGAGTTAGAAGCCTTTTGAACCCATCACAAGGCTTAAAGCACAGGCTTTTTGCCTCAAAACCCTTAGGCCTTAATGGGTTATCTCTGTCTTATAAAAGAGTTCCAAGCGTCGTAGCAAAACCAAATGGTTTATCCCCTAAAGAAAAGAGCTTTATTTGCAAGGCTGAGGCTGCTGCTGCAGCTGATGGGCAGCCTTTGTTCGGTGAAATCCCGACGCCAAAGTTCTTGGGGATTGAGCTTGTGACTCTTAAGAAGATTATCCCACTTGGGTTAATGTTCTTTTGCATCCTTTTCAATTACACAATCCTTAGGGATACAAAGGATGTGTTGGTCGTGACAGCTAAAGGAAGCAGTGCAGAGATTATACCATTTTTAAAGACATGGGTTAATTTGCCTATGGCTGTTGGGTTCATGTTGTTATACACAAAGTTGGCTAATGAGTTGTCAAAGAAGGCTCTTTTCTACACTGTTAttcttccttttatagccttttttGGTGCATTTGGGTTTCTATTGTATCCTCTCAGCAATCACATCCACCCTGAAGCACTTGCTGATAAGCTTCTTGCGGTGCTTGGACCCAGATTTCTTGGTCCTCTTGCTATTATGAGGATATGGAGTTTCTGTTTGTTCTATGTCATGGCTGAACTTTGGGGCAGCGTGGTCATTTCTGTTTTATTTTGGGGGTTTGCCAATCAG ATAACTACTGTAGAGGAAGCAAAAAGATTCTATCCTCTGTTCGGTCTTGGAGCCAATATAGCCCTCATTTTCTCTGGTAGAACTGTTAAGTACTTCTCCAATTTGAGGCAAAATTTGGGTCCTGGAGTTGATGGTTGGGCCATCTCCTTGAAGGGAATGATGAGCATTGTGGTGCTAATGGGGCTTGCCATCTGTTTCCTCTACTGGTGGGTGAATAAGTTTGTTCCTCTTCCCACGCGTAGCAAGAAGAAGAAG GAAAAGCCTAAAATGGGAACAAGGGAGAGCTTGAAATTCTTGGTGTCTTCAAAGTACATTAGGGATCTTGCCACTTTGGTGGTTGCATATGGTATCAGCATCAACCTTGTTGAAGTTACCTGGAAATCAAAGCTTAAAGCTCAg TTTCCAAGCCCGAATGAATACTCCTCTTTCATGGGTGATTTCTCAACTGCCACTGGAATTGCGACATTTACTATGATGCTACTAAGTCAATTTATATTTGACAAATATGGATGGGGAGTTGCTGCTGGAATTACACCCACTGTCCTACTTCTGTCTGGAGTTGGTTTCTTTTCCTTGATATTATTTGGTGGTCCTCTTGGACCAACTCTTGCAAAGTTTGGCATGACTCCTCTTCTTGCAGCTGTATATGTGGGTGCCCTGCAGAACATTTTCAGCAAGAGTGCAAAGTACAGTTTATTCGATCCTTGCAAAGAAATGGCTTATATTCCTTTGGATGAGGACACCAAG GTTAAAGGGAAGGCAGCCATTGATGTTGTATGCAATCCACTGGGAAAATCAGGGGGTGCTTTGATTCAACAGTTTATGATCTTGACCTTCGGATCACTCGCGAATTCAACCCCATACCTTGGAGGGATACTTCTGGTGATTGTTCTTGCATGGCTGTCGGCAGCCAAGTCTTTGGATTCGCAATTCACAGAATTGCGTAGGGAAGAAGAACTCGAGAAGGAGATGGAAAGAGCAGCTGTTAAGATCCCTGTCATGTCTGAAAGCGGAAATGGCTCTCTTGCAAGTGGTTCAGCAGAAACATCAGAAACATCAACTCCAAGCAATatctaa